One segment of Variovorax sp. PAMC28562 DNA contains the following:
- the aceF gene encoding dihydrolipoyllysine-residue acetyltransferase: protein MAAVEVKIPDIGDFDEVAVIEILVKVGDTVKAEQSLITVETDKASMEIPSSQAGVVKEIKVEVGSKVKQGSVVLVLEGEGAAASAPPPAAAPAPAAVPAPTPATAAAAPAASAAAPASSGGPVEIKVPDIGDFKDVSVIEILVKLGDTIKQEQSLITVETDKASMEIPASAAGVLKELKVKVGDTVNIGDLIAIVEGATGNAATPSPTATAPAAAAAQIAAAPAAASVAVPAEAPAAASPPIGHNPSVAPSTSLPHASPSVRKFARELGVPLEEVKGSGPKGRITQEDVQAFTKAVMSGASSTKASAAKAPASGGGDGAALGLIPWPKVDFTKFGTVERKDMSRIKKISGANLHRNWVMIPHVTNNDDADITELEAFRVSTNKENEKSGVKVTMLAFVIKAVVSALKKFPDFNTSLDGDTLVYKQYYNIGFAADTPNGLVVPVLKDADKKGILQISTEMGELAKKARDGKLGSADMQGGCMSISSLGGIGGTHFTPIINAPEVAILGLSKSAMKPVWDGKQFVPRLTLPLSLSYDHRVIDGASAARFNTYLGQVLADFRRVLL, encoded by the coding sequence ATGGCAGCAGTGGAAGTCAAGATACCGGACATCGGCGATTTCGACGAAGTCGCGGTGATCGAGATCCTGGTGAAGGTAGGCGACACGGTCAAGGCCGAACAGTCACTCATCACCGTGGAGACAGACAAGGCGTCGATGGAAATCCCGTCGAGCCAGGCGGGCGTGGTGAAGGAGATCAAGGTCGAGGTCGGCAGCAAAGTGAAGCAAGGTTCGGTCGTGCTGGTGCTGGAAGGTGAGGGCGCTGCGGCATCCGCACCGCCGCCCGCCGCAGCGCCCGCACCCGCTGCTGTTCCCGCGCCGACGCCGGCTACTGCAGCCGCTGCACCGGCGGCATCCGCCGCAGCACCCGCGAGCAGCGGCGGTCCCGTCGAAATCAAGGTGCCCGACATCGGTGACTTCAAGGACGTCTCGGTCATCGAGATCCTGGTCAAGCTCGGCGACACGATCAAGCAAGAGCAGTCGTTGATCACCGTCGAAACCGACAAGGCTTCGATGGAAATTCCGGCTTCGGCTGCTGGCGTGCTGAAGGAGCTGAAGGTCAAGGTCGGCGACACGGTCAACATCGGCGACCTGATCGCGATCGTGGAAGGCGCCACCGGCAACGCTGCGACTCCTTCACCGACGGCAACGGCTCCGGCAGCAGCGGCCGCGCAAATCGCTGCCGCACCTGCTGCCGCCAGCGTGGCAGTACCTGCTGAGGCGCCAGCGGCGGCGTCGCCACCGATCGGCCACAACCCTTCGGTCGCACCCAGCACGAGCCTGCCGCACGCATCCCCATCGGTTCGCAAGTTCGCTCGCGAGCTTGGCGTTCCACTCGAAGAAGTGAAGGGCTCGGGTCCCAAGGGCCGCATCACGCAGGAAGATGTTCAGGCATTCACCAAGGCCGTGATGAGCGGCGCATCGAGCACCAAAGCATCGGCGGCAAAAGCGCCGGCCAGCGGTGGCGGCGATGGCGCGGCGCTCGGATTGATTCCGTGGCCCAAAGTCGACTTCACCAAGTTCGGCACGGTCGAGCGCAAGGACATGTCGCGCATCAAGAAGATCAGCGGCGCGAACCTGCATCGCAACTGGGTGATGATTCCGCACGTTACCAACAACGACGATGCCGACATCACCGAGCTCGAGGCCTTCCGCGTCTCCACCAACAAGGAGAACGAGAAGTCCGGCGTCAAGGTAACGATGCTGGCTTTCGTGATCAAGGCAGTCGTGTCGGCGCTGAAGAAATTTCCTGATTTCAACACCAGCCTGGACGGCGACACGCTCGTCTACAAGCAGTACTACAACATCGGGTTCGCGGCGGACACGCCCAACGGTCTGGTCGTTCCAGTGCTCAAAGATGCCGACAAGAAAGGCATCTTGCAGATCAGCACTGAAATGGGCGAGCTCGCCAAGAAGGCGCGCGACGGCAAGCTCGGCTCGGCCGACATGCAGGGCGGCTGCATGTCGATCAGCTCGCTCGGCGGCATCGGCGGGACGCACTTCACGCCCATCATCAACGCGCCTGAAGTGGCGATCCTCGGCTTGTCCAAGAGCGCGATGAAGCCGGTGTGGGACGGCAAGCAGTTCGTACCGCGCCTGACGTTGCCGCTGTCGCTCTCGTACGACCATCGGGTGATCGATGGCGCATCGGCTGCGCGTTTCAACACCTACTTAGGGCAGGTGCTCGCCGACTTCCGTCGAGTCTTGCTATGA
- the aceE gene encoding pyruvate dehydrogenase (acetyl-transferring), homodimeric type, protein MSANPENLFGSAANDADAQETREWMDALSAVIQSEGPDRAHFLLEQLLEHARQHSIDKPFSATTAYVNTIEVDQEERSPGNAEIEERLRSFMRWNAMAMVVKANRHHPPEGGDLGGHIGSFASLATMFGAGFNHFWHAESAEPGKEHGGDCLYIQGHVSPGIYARAYLEGRLTEEQLLNFRQEVDGKGLSSYPHPKLMPEFWQFPTVSMGLGPLMAIYQARFLKYLHARGIANTENRKVWVFCGDGEMDEVESLGAIGLAARENLDNLVFVINCNLQRLDGPVRGNGKIIQELEGEFRGAGWNVIKLIWGQGWDSLLARDKDGALRKIMMDTNDGDYQSFKANDGAYVRKNFFGRDPRTAEMVAKLSDDDIWQLRRGGHDSQKVYAAFHAAVKHKGQPTVLLVKTVKGFGMGKIGEGKNNVHQTKKLSDEDIKAFRDRFNIPIPDSQLAELPFYKPADDTPEMQYLHERRKALGGYLPHRRTKADESFTVPSIDVFKSVMEPTAEGREISTTQAYVRFLTQLLRDQALGPRVVPILVDEARTFGMEGLFRQIGIYNPAGQQYTPVDKDQVMYYKEDKAGQILQEGINEAGGMSSWIAAATSYSTNNRIMVPFYVYYSMFGFQRIGDLAWAAGDMQARGFLLGGTSGRTTLNGEGLQHEDGHSHILANTIPNCVSYDPTFAHEVGVILHHGLKRMVEKQDNVYYYLTLLNENYPMPGLTPGTEEQIIKGMYLAKQGPALKAVKGKDAPTVQLLGSGTILRESFAAQELLEQDWGVSASVWSCPSFNELTRDGQDVDRWNLLHPIDTARVSFVAQQLAASAGPVVASTDYMKAYAEQIRPYIPKGRTYKVLGTDGFGRSDFRNKLREHFEINRHYIVVAALKALSEDGFFPVQKVADAIKKYAINVDKVNPLYA, encoded by the coding sequence ATGTCGGCAAATCCCGAGAACCTGTTCGGCTCGGCCGCGAATGACGCGGACGCGCAAGAGACGCGCGAATGGATGGACGCCTTGTCGGCTGTCATTCAGAGCGAGGGCCCCGACCGGGCTCACTTTCTGTTGGAACAACTGCTGGAACATGCGCGGCAGCACAGCATCGACAAACCGTTTTCGGCGACTACGGCGTACGTCAACACCATCGAGGTCGACCAGGAAGAACGCTCGCCCGGCAATGCAGAAATCGAAGAGCGGCTGCGCTCTTTCATGCGCTGGAACGCGATGGCGATGGTGGTCAAGGCGAACCGCCATCACCCGCCCGAAGGCGGCGATCTCGGCGGCCATATCGGCTCATTCGCTTCGTTGGCCACCATGTTTGGCGCCGGCTTCAACCATTTCTGGCACGCCGAGAGTGCGGAACCCGGTAAAGAGCACGGCGGCGACTGCCTCTACATCCAGGGCCACGTGTCGCCCGGCATCTACGCCCGCGCCTACCTCGAAGGCCGGCTGACCGAAGAGCAGCTGCTCAACTTCCGCCAGGAAGTCGATGGCAAGGGCCTGTCGAGCTATCCGCATCCGAAACTGATGCCCGAGTTCTGGCAGTTCCCGACCGTGTCGATGGGGCTCGGCCCGCTGATGGCGATCTACCAGGCGCGCTTTCTGAAGTACCTGCACGCGCGCGGTATCGCCAACACCGAGAACCGCAAGGTCTGGGTGTTCTGCGGCGACGGCGAGATGGACGAGGTCGAGTCGCTCGGTGCCATCGGACTGGCCGCGCGAGAAAACCTCGACAACCTGGTTTTCGTCATCAACTGCAATCTTCAGCGACTCGACGGCCCGGTGCGCGGCAACGGCAAGATCATTCAGGAACTCGAAGGCGAGTTCCGTGGTGCCGGCTGGAACGTCATCAAGTTGATCTGGGGCCAGGGTTGGGACTCGCTGCTGGCGCGCGACAAGGACGGTGCGCTGCGCAAGATCATGATGGACACGAACGACGGCGACTACCAGTCGTTCAAGGCCAACGACGGTGCCTACGTGCGCAAGAACTTCTTCGGCCGCGATCCGCGCACCGCCGAGATGGTCGCCAAGCTGAGCGACGACGACATCTGGCAACTGCGCCGCGGCGGCCACGATTCGCAAAAGGTCTACGCAGCCTTCCACGCAGCCGTGAAGCACAAGGGCCAGCCGACCGTCTTGCTCGTCAAGACCGTGAAGGGCTTTGGTATGGGCAAGATCGGCGAGGGCAAGAACAACGTTCACCAGACCAAGAAGCTGAGCGACGAGGACATCAAGGCCTTTCGCGATCGCTTCAACATTCCAATTCCCGACAGCCAACTGGCCGAACTGCCGTTCTACAAGCCGGCCGACGACACACCGGAAATGCAGTATCTGCACGAGCGGCGCAAGGCGCTCGGCGGCTACCTGCCGCATCGCCGTACCAAGGCCGACGAGAGTTTTACCGTGCCGTCGATCGACGTCTTCAAGAGCGTCATGGAGCCGACTGCCGAGGGCCGCGAAATCTCGACGACCCAAGCCTACGTTCGCTTCTTGACGCAGTTACTGCGCGACCAGGCGCTGGGCCCGCGCGTCGTACCGATCCTGGTCGACGAGGCGCGCACCTTTGGTATGGAAGGCCTGTTCCGTCAGATCGGCATCTACAACCCCGCAGGCCAGCAGTACACCCCGGTCGATAAAGACCAGGTCATGTACTACAAGGAAGACAAGGCTGGGCAGATCCTGCAAGAGGGCATCAACGAAGCCGGCGGCATGTCGAGCTGGATCGCGGCAGCAACCTCGTACAGCACGAACAATCGCATCATGGTGCCGTTCTACGTGTACTACTCGATGTTCGGCTTTCAGCGCATCGGCGACCTGGCCTGGGCTGCTGGCGACATGCAGGCGCGCGGCTTTTTGCTCGGGGGCACCTCGGGCCGCACCACGCTGAACGGCGAAGGCCTGCAGCACGAAGACGGCCACAGCCACATCCTGGCCAACACCATTCCCAACTGCGTGAGCTACGACCCGACCTTCGCCCATGAAGTCGGCGTCATCCTGCACCACGGTCTGAAGCGCATGGTCGAAAAGCAGGACAACGTCTACTACTACCTGACGCTGCTGAACGAAAACTACCCGATGCCCGGCCTCACGCCCGGTACCGAAGAGCAGATCATCAAGGGCATGTACCTGGCCAAACAGGGTCCGGCGCTCAAGGCCGTCAAGGGCAAGGACGCGCCGACTGTGCAGTTGCTCGGCAGCGGCACCATCCTGCGCGAGAGCTTCGCGGCGCAAGAACTGCTCGAGCAGGACTGGGGTGTTTCGGCGTCTGTGTGGAGCTGCCCGAGCTTCAACGAACTGACCCGCGACGGTCAGGACGTCGACCGCTGGAACCTGCTGCACCCGATCGATACGGCGCGCGTCTCGTTCGTGGCGCAGCAACTGGCCGCGAGCGCCGGCCCGGTGGTTGCATCGACCGACTACATGAAGGCCTACGCCGAGCAGATCCGTCCGTACATCCCCAAGGGCCGTACCTACAAGGTCCTCGGCACCGACGGCTTCGGCCGCAGCGACTTCCGCAACAAGCTGCGCGAGCACTTCGAAATTAACCGCCATTACATCGTCGTGGCGGCCCTCAAGGCTCTGAGCGAGGACGGTTTCTTCCCCGTGCAAAAAGTGGCTGACGCGATCAAGAAGTACGCAATCAACGTCGATAAAGTGAACCCGCTCTACGCTTGA
- a CDS encoding PAS domain S-box protein — protein sequence MPFSSPIAVARNAANASPLSWWRRWWRRQTPVLQDAVAMLAPLAAVLLFLGVIVSAFWYLRAEEVEREQESVKRDVEYAQQRVRLRLLERQEQLMRLARDASNREIDAAEFGSRAESLVSQFPELQEISWIDDRRRFKASYAAPSVHPSQQHPVGEVLRPGDTESNYALARELRQPVFSQPMAGTDPPSMLQLHIPLFDQGLFAGAVVGEFSVDGLLRYGIPPEVSARYAVSLLDAKSGLLAGNTVNPRAAGTRLLPWAEHTNEYEVPVSPVGNGLVLRAQAYRTSQGFVGNGLFWLVGALSVLTSWMLIGTWRHTRRRLQAQQALIAETNFRRAMENSMLTGMRVLDLEGRITYVNAAFCDMTGWSETELVGQAPPFPYWLESDREVMNDRLEEELHGRALPGGFQVRVRRKNGSIFNARLYVSPLIDARGHQTGWMTSMTDITEPTRIREQLSASYERFTTVLEALDAAVSVAPIGSEELLFANKLYRLWFGSNTVGHLGMVAQAGVPASQAHDEALDDVDPFAGLPIDTLTAAQPANNEIFVLELGKWLEVRSRYLTWVDGRLAQMVIATDITPRRVAEEQAAAQADRAQAASRLITMGEMASSVAHELNQPLTAIANYCNGMASRIRGQTIDSESLLAALDKTSKQAQRAGQIIQRIRSFVKRSEPNRTPAEVSTMVSEAVELAGIELRRRNVRLNHYVAARLPILQVDPILIEQVMVNLLKNAAESIDNANRPLARRSVELRVLPKTIEGQSAVEFSVQDTGMGLAPEVMDRLYEAFFSTKPEGMGIGLNLCRTIVESHRGRMQAENIYNGSDVVGCRFSFWIPVLDALKSIANDEAKVPA from the coding sequence ATGCCCTTTTCTTCCCCGATCGCGGTCGCTCGCAACGCGGCAAATGCGTCTCCCCTGTCGTGGTGGCGGCGCTGGTGGCGGCGCCAGACGCCGGTGCTGCAAGACGCGGTCGCCATGCTCGCGCCGCTGGCCGCCGTGCTGCTGTTTCTGGGCGTGATCGTTTCGGCCTTCTGGTACCTGCGGGCCGAAGAAGTCGAGCGGGAACAGGAGTCGGTCAAGCGCGATGTCGAGTACGCGCAGCAACGCGTCCGACTGCGCCTGCTGGAACGGCAAGAGCAACTGATGCGACTGGCCCGCGATGCGTCGAACCGTGAGATCGATGCGGCCGAGTTCGGCAGCCGCGCCGAGTCGCTGGTGAGCCAATTTCCGGAACTGCAGGAGATCAGCTGGATCGACGATCGCCGGCGCTTCAAGGCGAGCTACGCGGCGCCGAGCGTGCATCCGTCGCAGCAGCATCCGGTCGGCGAAGTGCTGCGGCCCGGCGACACCGAGAGCAACTACGCGCTCGCCCGCGAATTGCGCCAGCCCGTGTTCTCGCAGCCGATGGCCGGGACCGATCCGCCGAGCATGCTGCAGCTCCACATCCCGCTCTTCGATCAAGGCCTGTTCGCGGGCGCAGTGGTCGGCGAATTTTCGGTCGACGGACTGCTCCGCTACGGCATTCCGCCGGAAGTCTCGGCACGGTATGCCGTGTCGCTGCTCGATGCCAAGAGCGGCCTGTTGGCCGGCAACACAGTCAATCCGCGCGCGGCCGGCACGCGCCTGCTGCCCTGGGCCGAGCACACCAACGAATACGAGGTGCCGGTGTCGCCGGTCGGCAATGGCCTGGTCCTGCGCGCACAGGCGTATCGCACGTCGCAAGGCTTTGTCGGCAACGGGCTCTTCTGGCTGGTCGGCGCGCTGAGTGTGCTCACCAGTTGGATGCTCATCGGCACCTGGCGCCACACACGGCGGCGACTGCAGGCGCAACAGGCACTGATCGCGGAAACCAACTTCCGCCGGGCGATGGAAAACTCGATGCTGACCGGCATGCGGGTGCTCGATCTCGAAGGCCGCATCACATATGTCAACGCCGCCTTCTGCGACATGACGGGCTGGAGCGAAACCGAGCTGGTCGGCCAGGCGCCGCCGTTTCCGTACTGGCTCGAATCCGATCGCGAGGTCATGAACGACCGGCTCGAAGAAGAGTTGCATGGCCGTGCCCTGCCGGGCGGTTTTCAGGTACGGGTGCGGCGCAAGAACGGCAGCATTTTCAACGCGCGGCTGTATGTGTCGCCGCTGATCGACGCCCGCGGCCATCAGACCGGCTGGATGACGTCGATGACCGACATCACCGAGCCGACGCGCATTCGAGAGCAGCTGTCGGCCTCGTACGAGCGTTTCACCACCGTGCTCGAAGCGCTCGATGCGGCGGTGTCGGTCGCGCCGATCGGAAGCGAAGAATTGCTGTTCGCCAATAAGCTCTATCGACTCTGGTTCGGTTCCAACACCGTCGGCCACCTGGGCATGGTGGCGCAGGCCGGTGTGCCCGCCTCGCAGGCGCACGACGAAGCACTGGACGATGTCGACCCGTTCGCAGGCTTGCCGATCGACACGCTCACCGCCGCCCAACCCGCCAACAACGAGATCTTCGTACTCGAGCTCGGCAAGTGGCTCGAAGTACGCTCACGCTATCTGACCTGGGTCGACGGCCGGTTGGCGCAGATGGTGATTGCGACCGACATCACACCGCGTCGCGTGGCAGAAGAGCAGGCAGCGGCGCAGGCCGATCGCGCGCAGGCGGCGAGTCGGCTCATCACCATGGGTGAAATGGCGTCGAGCGTGGCGCACGAACTCAACCAGCCGCTGACGGCCATCGCCAACTACTGCAACGGCATGGCGTCGCGCATCCGTGGTCAGACGATCGATTCCGAATCGCTATTGGCCGCGCTCGACAAGACATCCAAGCAGGCGCAGCGGGCCGGCCAGATCATTCAGCGCATCCGGTCTTTTGTTAAACGCAGTGAGCCCAATCGCACGCCGGCCGAGGTGAGCACGATGGTGAGCGAAGCGGTGGAACTGGCCGGCATCGAACTGCGGCGCCGCAATGTGCGACTCAACCACTACGTGGCGGCGCGGTTGCCGATCCTGCAGGTCGACCCGATCCTGATCGAGCAGGTGATGGTCAATCTGCTGAAGAACGCAGCCGAGTCGATCGACAACGCGAACCGGCCACTGGCGCGGCGCAGCGTCGAGTTGCGCGTGCTGCCCAAAACGATCGAGGGCCAAAGCGCCGTCGAGTTCTCGGTGCAAGACACGGGCATGGGTCTGGCACCCGAAGTGATGGACCGGCTCTACGAAGCATTCTTCTCGACCAAACCAGAAGGCATGGGCATTGGCCTCAACCTGTGCCGCACCATCGTCGAGTCGCATCGTGGCCGCATGCAGGCGGAGAACATCTACAATGGTTCGGATGTCGTCGGATGCCGTTTTTCCTTCTGGATTCCGGTGTTGGATGCTCTTAAATCCATAGCAAACGACGAGGCAAAGGTACCTGCATGA
- a CDS encoding response regulator transcription factor has translation MSLIPKKGTVYVVDDDEAVRDSLQWLLEGKDYRVRCFDSAESFLSRYDPREVACLIVDIRMGGMTGLELQDRLIERRSPLPIVVITGHGDVPMAVDSMKKGAMDFIQKPFNDEELVTLVERMLEHARSAFAQHQQSASRDALLSKLTGREAQVLERIVAGRLNKQIADDLGISIKTVEAHRANIMEKLNANTVADLLKIALGQAAPVKA, from the coding sequence ATGAGCTTGATTCCGAAGAAGGGCACGGTCTACGTCGTAGACGACGACGAAGCAGTCCGCGATTCGCTGCAGTGGCTGCTCGAAGGCAAGGACTACCGAGTCCGCTGCTTCGATTCCGCCGAGTCTTTTTTGTCCCGCTACGACCCGCGCGAGGTCGCCTGCCTGATCGTCGACATCCGCATGGGTGGCATGACCGGGCTTGAACTGCAAGACCGGCTGATCGAACGCCGCTCGCCGCTGCCCATCGTCGTCATTACCGGTCACGGCGACGTGCCGATGGCGGTCGACTCGATGAAGAAAGGCGCGATGGATTTCATCCAGAAGCCATTTAACGACGAAGAACTGGTGACGCTGGTCGAACGCATGCTCGAACACGCGCGCAGCGCTTTTGCGCAGCACCAGCAATCGGCCAGTCGTGATGCCCTGCTGTCCAAGCTCACCGGCCGCGAAGCGCAGGTGCTCGAACGCATCGTCGCCGGCCGGCTCAACAAACAGATCGCCGACGACCTCGGCATCAGCATCAAGACGGTCGAGGCGCATCGCGCCAACATCATGGAAAAGCTCAACGCCAACACGGTGGCCGATCTGTTGAAGATCGCGCTGGGTCAGGCGGCCCCCGTCAAAGCTTGA
- the folD gene encoding bifunctional methylenetetrahydrofolate dehydrogenase/methenyltetrahydrofolate cyclohydrolase FolD, producing MTAQLIDGNALSRTLRAEVAQRAAALKIRGVVPGLAVVLVGENPASQVYVRNKVKACADNGLHSVLEQYPVDLTEADLLARVEALNSDPTIHGILVQLPLPPHIDAHKVIEAIAPTKDVDGFHVASAGALMTGSPGFWPCTPYGCMKMLESIGFDLRGKHAVVIGRSNIVGKPMALMLLAKSATVTICHSATADLGAMTRQADVIVAAVGKRNVLTAGMVKPGAVVIDVGMNRNEEGKLCGDVDFNGVKEVAGWITPVPGGVGPMTITMLLVNTVEAAERVATSQALTA from the coding sequence ATGACAGCTCAACTGATCGACGGCAACGCACTCTCGCGCACGCTCCGCGCCGAGGTCGCCCAACGCGCCGCCGCGCTCAAGATCCGCGGCGTAGTGCCCGGCCTCGCCGTGGTGCTGGTCGGCGAGAATCCCGCGAGTCAGGTCTACGTGCGCAACAAGGTCAAGGCCTGCGCAGACAACGGCCTGCACTCGGTGCTCGAGCAGTACCCGGTCGACCTGACTGAAGCCGACCTGCTGGCGCGCGTCGAGGCACTCAACAGCGACCCCACCATCCACGGCATCCTCGTGCAACTGCCTCTGCCGCCGCACATCGACGCACACAAGGTGATCGAGGCCATCGCCCCGACCAAAGACGTCGATGGCTTCCACGTGGCGAGCGCAGGCGCGTTGATGACCGGCTCACCCGGTTTCTGGCCCTGCACGCCATATGGCTGCATGAAGATGCTCGAATCCATCGGCTTTGACCTGCGTGGCAAGCATGCCGTCGTCATCGGTCGCAGCAACATCGTCGGCAAGCCGATGGCGCTGATGCTGCTCGCCAAGAGCGCGACCGTGACGATCTGCCACAGCGCCACCGCCGACCTCGGCGCGATGACACGGCAGGCCGACGTGATCGTCGCTGCCGTCGGCAAGCGCAACGTGCTGACAGCCGGCATGGTCAAGCCAGGCGCGGTAGTCATCGACGTGGGCATGAACCGCAACGAAGAAGGCAAGCTTTGCGGCGACGTCGATTTCAACGGCGTCAAGGAAGTCGCCGGCTGGATCACGCCCGTGCCCGGCGGCGTCGGCCCGATGACGATCACCATGCTGCTGGTCAATACCGTCGAAGCCGCGGAACGCGTCGCCACTTCCCAGGCTCTCACCGCATAG
- a CDS encoding M3 family metallopeptidase, with the protein MTQTTATLNPLLDNPLLDFTDLPLFDKIQPEHVAPAVDALLAESDAALETVTAPGFPSDWTAISKVLDVASERFSRAWGAVGHLNAVADTPELRAAYNEAMPRVTAFWTRLGSDERLYAKYKAINATTLDTEQRQAHKNAVRNFVLGGAELQGAAKERFAEIQERQAELSQKFSENALDATDAFAYYASPAELDGIPEDVVSTARAAAESEGKAGYKLTLKMPCYLPVMQFAKSSALRETLYRAYVTRASEFGDAKLDNTALITEILALREEEAKLLGYKSFGQLSVVPKMAESPEQVVKFLRDLGVKAKPYGQRDLADLKAFATTQLGLTDPQPWDWTFIGEKLKEARYAFSEQEVKEYFTAPKVMAGLFKIVETLFEVAIRRDSAPVWHPTVEFYRIERAGTTVGQFYLDPSARAGKRGGAWMDDVRARWLRPDTGALQTPIAQLVCNFAEGVDGNPPLLTHDDVTTLFHEFGHGLQHMLTQINERDVSGISGVEWDAVELPSQFMENFCWEWDVLQHMTSHVDTGEPLPRALFDKMIAAKNFQSGLQTLRQIEFSLFDMLLHTEYQAVTAKPGDVLALLAQVRSEMAVMPSPTFSRTPNTFSHIFSGGYAAGYYSYKWAEVLSADAYAAFEETAGANGEPSIETGRKYREAILESGGSRSAMDSFKAFRGREPQLDALLRHQGMAEPQLA; encoded by the coding sequence ATGACCCAAACGACCGCCACGCTCAATCCGCTACTCGACAATCCACTTCTCGATTTCACCGACCTCCCATTGTTCGACAAGATCCAGCCGGAGCACGTGGCACCGGCGGTCGACGCGCTGCTCGCGGAGTCCGATGCGGCACTTGAAACCGTGACAGCCCCGGGCTTTCCGTCGGACTGGACCGCCATCTCGAAAGTGCTCGACGTAGCGTCCGAGCGCTTCAGCCGCGCCTGGGGCGCGGTGGGTCATTTGAACGCCGTCGCCGACACGCCCGAACTGCGTGCCGCCTACAACGAAGCGATGCCGCGTGTCACCGCGTTCTGGACGCGCTTGGGTTCCGACGAGCGGCTCTATGCCAAGTACAAGGCCATCAATGCGACCACGCTCGACACCGAGCAGCGCCAGGCGCACAAGAATGCGGTCCGCAACTTCGTGCTCGGCGGCGCTGAATTGCAAGGCGCTGCCAAAGAACGCTTCGCCGAAATCCAGGAGCGTCAGGCCGAACTGAGCCAGAAGTTCAGCGAGAACGCGCTCGACGCCACCGACGCGTTCGCGTACTACGCATCGCCCGCCGAGCTCGATGGCATCCCGGAAGACGTGGTGAGCACGGCCCGTGCGGCGGCCGAGTCGGAGGGCAAGGCCGGCTACAAGCTCACGCTGAAAATGCCGTGCTATCTGCCGGTGATGCAGTTCGCAAAAAGCAGCGCGCTGCGCGAAACGCTCTACCGCGCCTACGTGACCCGCGCCAGCGAGTTCGGTGACGCCAAGCTCGACAACACCGCGCTGATCACAGAGATCCTTGCGCTGCGCGAAGAAGAAGCCAAGCTCCTGGGCTACAAGAGTTTCGGCCAGCTCTCGGTCGTGCCGAAGATGGCTGAATCGCCTGAACAGGTCGTCAAGTTCTTGCGTGACCTCGGCGTCAAGGCCAAGCCCTACGGTCAACGCGATCTGGCCGACCTGAAGGCTTTCGCAACGACGCAGCTCGGGCTGACCGACCCGCAGCCTTGGGACTGGACCTTCATCGGCGAAAAGCTCAAGGAAGCGCGCTACGCGTTCAGCGAACAAGAGGTCAAGGAATACTTCACCGCGCCGAAGGTGATGGCGGGCCTGTTCAAGATCGTCGAAACCTTGTTCGAGGTGGCCATCCGTCGCGACAGCGCGCCGGTCTGGCACCCGACAGTCGAGTTCTACCGCATCGAGCGCGCCGGCACCACGGTGGGCCAGTTTTACCTCGACCCGTCCGCACGCGCAGGAAAGCGCGGCGGCGCCTGGATGGACGACGTGCGCGCGCGCTGGTTGCGCCCCGATACCGGCGCTCTGCAAACGCCCATCGCACAACTGGTCTGCAACTTCGCCGAAGGCGTCGACGGCAATCCGCCGCTGCTGACGCACGACGACGTGACCACGCTGTTCCACGAGTTCGGCCACGGCCTGCAGCATATGTTGACGCAGATCAACGAACGCGACGTGTCTGGCATCAGCGGTGTCGAATGGGACGCGGTCGAACTGCCGAGCCAGTTCATGGAGAACTTCTGCTGGGAATGGGACGTGCTGCAGCACATGACCTCGCACGTCGACACCGGCGAGCCGCTGCCGCGCGCGCTGTTCGACAAGATGATTGCCGCCAAGAATTTTCAGAGCGGCCTGCAGACGCTGCGCCAGATCGAGTTCTCGCTTTTCGACATGCTGCTGCACACCGAATACCAAGCCGTCACCGCGAAGCCAGGCGACGTGCTCGCGTTGCTGGCGCAGGTCCGCAGCGAAATGGCGGTCATGCCTTCGCCGACCTTCAGCCGGACGCCCAACACCTTCAGCCACATCTTTTCGGGCGGCTACGCAGCGGGCTACTACAGCTACAAGTGGGCCGAGGTGTTGAGTGCCGATGCGTACGCGGCTTTCGAGGAAACTGCGGGCGCCAACGGCGAGCCGAGTATCGAAACCGGCCGCAAGTATCGCGAGGCCATCCTTGAATCCGGTGGCAGCCGCAGCGCCATGGACTCGTTCAAGGCGTTTCGAGGGCGCGAGCCGCAACTCGATGCGTTGTTGCGACACCAGGGCATGGCCGAGCCGCAACTGGCGTGA